A region of Bacteroidales bacterium DNA encodes the following proteins:
- a CDS encoding glycosyltransferase family 39 protein, with translation MAQSTVILPLEKTPTPVKTKQTLALIIVLSVLVRGLLAWWLELGNDEVYYWTYALYPALSHFDHPPMVGFFIQVFSFNLFWDNELFLRLSSVVLGGFNTWIIYNIGREIKNPTTGLYAALLYNASVYCFVIAGIFILPDTPQLFFWLLSLYLLVTSLPAQPVEKRHGWRLLLAAVTIGLAMLSKYTSVFLWLGAGLYILLYNRAWLRRAELYAGIAISAIIFVPVIIWNFQNNFISFTFQSERIGFFGNGLRLDYFFTELFGQIGYNNPVNFVLIVLALIAILRKRKFLSAAPQRMLLLTSLPLIGLFLFFALFRRTLPHWTGPAYLSLIIIAAAWLADIAARRKKTKLWIPRSVVASVGLLMVVLTVGVVEIKSGLLVPTRYDDPRTVGNNDITLDMYGWRQLATKFDSLLQADVSSGYMPADAPMISHRWFPAAHLDYYVAHPAGLPLIAISSLGDIHKYAWINRERPPLQPGSDAWYITGSRDFNMPAYLFEYYKHIEVPDIIRITKGNKHVENFFVYRLRDLYRQPKDVLTGIEKE, from the coding sequence TCAGTGCTTGTGCGCGGCTTGCTGGCCTGGTGGCTTGAGCTTGGCAACGACGAAGTTTATTACTGGACGTATGCCCTCTATCCGGCGCTAAGCCATTTCGACCATCCGCCCATGGTGGGGTTTTTTATCCAGGTCTTTAGTTTTAATTTGTTTTGGGATAATGAATTGTTTCTTCGCCTTAGCTCCGTGGTTTTGGGTGGCTTCAACACGTGGATTATCTACAATATTGGGCGGGAAATAAAAAATCCAACTACCGGATTGTATGCAGCGCTGCTTTACAATGCTTCTGTATATTGTTTTGTGATCGCGGGTATCTTTATCCTGCCCGATACGCCACAGCTCTTTTTCTGGCTGCTGAGTCTTTATCTGCTTGTCACATCTTTGCCGGCGCAGCCCGTGGAGAAGCGGCATGGATGGCGATTGCTCCTGGCTGCCGTTACTATCGGACTTGCGATGCTATCGAAATACACTTCTGTTTTTCTGTGGCTTGGCGCCGGACTCTATATTTTGCTCTATAACCGAGCATGGCTGCGGCGCGCTGAACTCTATGCAGGCATCGCAATTTCTGCCATTATCTTCGTGCCGGTGATCATCTGGAATTTCCAAAACAACTTTATCAGCTTCACCTTTCAGAGCGAACGAATAGGGTTTTTTGGCAACGGCTTGCGGCTGGATTATTTCTTTACAGAATTGTTCGGACAAATCGGATATAACAACCCCGTCAACTTTGTACTCATCGTGCTTGCGCTTATCGCAATATTGCGGAAACGGAAATTTCTGTCAGCAGCGCCACAACGCATGCTGCTGCTCACCTCGCTTCCGCTGATAGGATTGTTCTTGTTTTTCGCACTCTTCCGTCGCACGCTGCCCCACTGGACCGGCCCGGCTTATCTGAGCCTGATAATCATAGCTGCTGCCTGGCTTGCCGATATTGCCGCAAGGCGAAAAAAAACAAAGCTGTGGATACCCCGTTCCGTCGTTGCTTCTGTTGGGTTATTAATGGTGGTGCTGACAGTGGGCGTGGTTGAAATAAAATCAGGCCTGTTGGTTCCGACTCGTTACGATGATCCGCGCACAGTTGGCAACAACGACATAACCCTCGACATGTATGGATGGCGGCAGCTTGCCACCAAATTCGACTCGCTTCTACAGGCCGATGTGAGCTCGGGCTATATGCCTGCTGATGCCCCGATGATCAGCCACCGCTGGTTTCCGGCAGCACACCTCGACTATTATGTTGCGCATCCTGCCGGCCTGCCGCTCATCGCCATTAGCAGCCTCGGAGATATTCACAAATATGCCTGGATCAACCGGGAGCGTCCGCCGCTGCAACCTGGCAGCGACGCCTGGTATATCACCGGCAGCCGCGACTTTAATATGCCGGCCTATCTGTTCGAATATTACAAACACATCGAAGTGCCCGATATCATCAGAATTACCAAAGGGAACAAACACGTCGAAAATTTCTTTGTTTATCGTCTGCGCGACCTTTACCGCCAGCCCAAAGACGTTTTGACCGGTATAGAAAAGGAATGA
- the selB gene encoding selenocysteine-specific translation elongation factor codes for MSKNLIMGTAGHVDHGKTALIRAITGIDCDTHKEEKARGITINLGFAHLELSEDISLGIVDVPGHKDFIKTMVAGVYGIDFVLLVVAADSGIMPQTREHVNIMRVLGIQHGIVALTKSDLADEEMREMAKLEIMEFLDHTPLADAPIVEVSAVTMEGIDQLKEEMLKLARQVGEKPVASIFRMYIDRIFNVKGHGIVVTGSVLGGKVTTGQELLLLPDNRDKIRIKSIQRHGKTVKETTAGDRAAINVSGLKYDDFERGQLLVDRQLDETTMADALIEYFEPLTQPKTWSQVLFHTGTFTTYARMHLLVTLENDSTPQMVVQLHFEKPAVLINKDKFVIRNSSNDVTLGGGTILDVKPLHHRRRTVTLKQRMTQLAEAAVNEENKLQHIFIETEKEGKPMLLQEIVHRTGVSAEEIKQLAAGNPIKLTLLIAGGDEYLVTAAYQKQLTTKIIEILQSWHQENALFEAGLELTELQGKLGLRSTVERELLILLLQAMIEKDTLKNAGKTFALRSHRAAMDKKQQEALEWLRESLKDNRLNRLTLKELGEKAHERNIKKNTINQLIRFLQARKEIYTDGEDVLDAAAVDASRYTILRALAEAPRGLNEKEFRELVDAPRKTVQMLIEIFVKEGVIKKETFFLHITPEGSGLVEG; via the coding sequence ATGAGTAAGAATCTGATCATGGGTACCGCCGGCCATGTCGATCATGGCAAGACCGCGCTGATTCGCGCAATTACCGGCATCGACTGCGACACACACAAAGAAGAAAAAGCCCGCGGCATCACCATCAACCTGGGATTTGCTCATCTGGAACTTTCCGAGGATATTTCGCTGGGTATTGTGGATGTTCCGGGTCACAAAGATTTTATCAAAACCATGGTGGCGGGCGTTTATGGAATCGACTTCGTGCTGCTGGTGGTGGCCGCCGACAGTGGCATTATGCCACAAACGCGCGAGCATGTCAACATCATGCGTGTGCTTGGAATCCAACACGGAATCGTTGCCCTTACCAAATCCGACCTTGCTGACGAAGAGATGCGCGAGATGGCCAAACTTGAGATCATGGAATTTCTCGATCATACTCCGCTGGCCGACGCACCTATCGTAGAAGTTTCGGCGGTGACGATGGAGGGAATCGATCAATTAAAAGAAGAGATGCTGAAGCTGGCGCGGCAGGTCGGCGAAAAACCTGTGGCAAGCATTTTCAGGATGTATATCGATCGTATTTTTAATGTAAAAGGCCATGGCATCGTGGTTACAGGTTCTGTGCTGGGTGGCAAAGTAACTACCGGACAGGAGCTTTTGCTTTTGCCGGATAATCGCGACAAGATTCGGATTAAATCAATACAACGTCATGGCAAAACTGTGAAGGAGACGACGGCAGGCGATCGTGCTGCCATCAACGTATCCGGACTTAAATATGATGATTTTGAGCGGGGTCAGCTTCTGGTCGACCGGCAGTTGGACGAAACCACTATGGCCGATGCACTTATAGAATATTTTGAGCCGCTGACGCAACCCAAAACCTGGTCGCAGGTGCTGTTTCACACCGGCACCTTTACCACCTACGCCCGCATGCACCTGCTCGTTACCCTTGAAAATGATTCGACCCCACAAATGGTTGTTCAGTTGCATTTTGAGAAACCGGCGGTATTGATTAATAAGGACAAATTTGTGATTCGCAACAGCTCCAATGACGTGACCCTGGGCGGTGGTACCATCCTTGACGTGAAGCCGCTGCACCACCGCCGCCGCACCGTGACACTGAAACAACGGATGACGCAACTTGCCGAGGCGGCGGTGAACGAAGAGAATAAATTGCAGCATATCTTTATCGAAACAGAAAAAGAAGGAAAGCCCATGCTGCTTCAGGAGATCGTGCATCGCACCGGCGTTTCCGCTGAGGAGATAAAACAGTTGGCCGCCGGAAATCCTATAAAACTCACGCTGCTGATTGCCGGTGGCGATGAGTATCTGGTCACTGCTGCCTATCAAAAACAACTTACCACAAAAATCATTGAAATCCTGCAATCCTGGCATCAGGAAAATGCACTTTTTGAAGCCGGTCTGGAGCTAACGGAACTGCAAGGGAAACTTGGGTTGCGTTCGACGGTGGAGAGAGAACTGCTGATTTTGCTGCTGCAAGCCATGATTGAAAAAGATACTTTGAAAAATGCAGGCAAGACTTTCGCCTTGAGAAGCCATCGCGCCGCAATGGACAAAAAGCAGCAGGAAGCCCTGGAATGGTTGCGGGAAAGTTTGAAAGATAATCGTCTCAACCGACTCACCCTAAAAGAGCTGGGAGAAAAAGCCCATGAACGCAACATCAAAAAAAACACAATAAACCAATTAATCCGGTTCCTGCAAGCACGCAAAGAGATTTACACCGACGGTGAGGATGTGTTGGATGCTGCTGCCGTGGATGCCAGCCGCTACACCATACTGCGGGCACTAGCTGAGGCACCGCGTGGACTCAACGAGAAAGAATTCAGAGAGTTGGTGGATGCACCCAGAAAAACTGTTCAGATGCTGATAGAGATTTTTGTGAAAGAAGGTGTGATTAAAAAAGAAACCTTTTTCCTGCACATTACCCCGGAGGGCAGCGGGTTGGTGGAAGGTTAG
- the selA gene encoding L-seryl-tRNA(Sec) selenium transferase, translated as MPIQDELRKLPGVDKLLQQEPVRLLMQNFPATFITGIIQDVLSGLRDAALQGAEVPPLADIIKQVLWTSEELTTKSLKPVINATGIIIHTNLGRAPFGQKLLEEVNEVLTGYNNLEFDLEKAQRGTRYTHVTRLLRHLTGAEDVLVVNNNAAAIMLVLRSLAKNREVIISRGELIEIGGSFRMPDIMAASDCNMVEVGTTNKTKITDFASAITPHSALLLKVHPSNYVISGFTTEASLQELIALGAQHQLPVVYDMGSGLLRKAEIAFLADEPDVRSTLATGIDLVTFSGDKLLGGPQAGIIAGKKELIAKLKKEPLTRALRVGKETLSMLEAIALAYLDTDKLIALSPIFAMMTAKADDLRTKAESLQQQLETLGIACSVAASQGQAGGGSLPGKTIDSFAVAIHFKNASRKIAARNAELIYHTLLTGNQPLLGILRQGEVQFDVLTLFDRQIKVVAELIIECYKEVIAHE; from the coding sequence ATGCCCATTCAAGACGAACTGAGAAAACTGCCCGGCGTCGACAAGTTGTTGCAGCAGGAACCTGTTCGCTTGCTGATGCAAAATTTCCCTGCTACTTTTATCACCGGCATTATTCAGGATGTCTTGTCCGGCCTTCGTGATGCTGCCTTGCAGGGCGCCGAGGTGCCACCGCTTGCGGATATTATAAAACAGGTTTTGTGGACGTCAGAAGAACTCACCACCAAAAGTCTGAAACCAGTCATTAATGCCACGGGCATTATCATCCATACCAACCTGGGCAGAGCGCCTTTTGGGCAGAAATTGCTGGAAGAGGTAAATGAGGTGCTGACAGGCTATAACAATTTGGAGTTTGATCTGGAAAAGGCGCAACGCGGAACACGCTATACGCACGTCACACGGCTGCTGCGCCATCTCACCGGCGCCGAAGATGTGCTGGTGGTCAACAACAATGCGGCGGCCATCATGCTGGTGCTGCGCTCGCTGGCCAAAAACCGCGAAGTGATTATCTCACGCGGCGAACTTATCGAGATTGGCGGCTCGTTTCGCATGCCCGACATCATGGCTGCCTCCGATTGCAACATGGTGGAGGTGGGCACCACCAACAAAACCAAAATCACTGACTTCGCCAGTGCCATAACGCCACACTCAGCTTTGTTGCTGAAGGTGCATCCTTCCAATTATGTCATCAGCGGCTTCACCACCGAAGCCTCGCTACAGGAACTCATTGCCCTGGGGGCACAACATCAGTTGCCCGTGGTTTACGACATGGGATCGGGATTGTTGCGCAAAGCGGAAATTGCTTTCCTTGCCGATGAACCCGATGTTCGCTCAACGCTGGCTACTGGAATCGACCTGGTGACTTTTAGCGGCGACAAGTTGCTGGGTGGTCCACAGGCCGGAATCATCGCCGGAAAAAAGGAGCTGATCGCTAAACTGAAAAAGGAGCCACTTACACGGGCACTGCGGGTGGGCAAAGAAACCCTTTCAATGCTCGAAGCCATCGCACTGGCCTATCTCGACACCGATAAACTTATTGCGCTAAGCCCGATCTTTGCCATGATGACGGCCAAAGCAGATGATTTGCGCACCAAAGCCGAAAGTTTGCAGCAGCAGCTCGAAACCTTAGGAATAGCTTGCTCGGTGGCAGCAAGTCAGGGGCAGGCAGGAGGCGGATCGCTGCCCGGAAAAACCATTGATAGTTTTGCTGTGGCAATTCATTTTAAAAATGCTTCCCGCAAAATAGCAGCCCGGAATGCCGAACTTATTTATCACACCTTGCTCACCGGCAACCAGCCACTGCTGGGTATTTTACGGCAGGGTGAAGTGCAGTTTGATGTGCTTACGCTTTTCGATCGGCAGATAAAAGTGGTGGCAGAGCTGATCATCGAATGTTACAAGGAGGTAATCGCCCATGAGTAA
- a CDS encoding alpha-L-fucosidase, producing MKNITLSLLLLLVATTGFYSQTMAQAPDKMQWFKDAKLGIFIHWGIYAVDGIDESWSFFNEYVSHKDYMKQLDGFTAQKYDPELWGSLLSKSGARYVVITSKHHDGVALWDSDFSNLNVVDKTPAARDLIEPLVKTLRKQDLKVGLYYSLLDWSHPDYPNLTRNTKRYETDTVKWNRFVNFNFDQINEISQRYHPDLIWFDGDWEQTPEAWKAEQIRELLLANNPDVIINSRLADYGDYATPEQGLPITRPKDEYWELCMTMNDSWGFQHNDHNYKTANQIIRIFTDVISKGGNLLLDIGPKADGTIPAEQVAIMQELGRWINKNQEAIYGTEAGISKDYFAGPSTLSPDSTTLFLFVENRPTGPVALKGLKNKINRIRIVGEGTKLAWEEKMKAYWSEKPGIIYIDIPATSVDENITVIALQLDGKIALWSDPE from the coding sequence ATGAAAAATATAACGCTCTCGCTATTGCTGCTATTAGTTGCAACTACAGGATTCTATAGCCAAACCATGGCACAGGCGCCTGACAAAATGCAATGGTTTAAAGATGCCAAACTGGGGATATTTATTCACTGGGGTATCTATGCAGTGGATGGCATCGACGAATCCTGGTCGTTTTTTAACGAATACGTTTCGCACAAAGATTACATGAAACAACTCGATGGTTTCACTGCGCAAAAATACGACCCTGAGTTGTGGGGCAGCCTCCTAAGCAAAAGTGGTGCCCGCTACGTGGTAATTACCAGCAAACATCACGATGGGGTAGCGCTTTGGGATTCGGATTTCAGCAATTTGAACGTTGTGGATAAAACCCCCGCGGCCAGAGATTTGATTGAGCCGCTGGTAAAAACGCTTCGTAAGCAGGATTTGAAAGTGGGTCTTTACTACTCACTTTTGGATTGGTCGCACCCCGACTATCCGAACCTTACACGAAATACAAAACGCTATGAAACCGACACAGTGAAATGGAACCGGTTTGTGAATTTTAATTTTGATCAAATCAATGAAATTTCGCAACGATACCACCCCGACCTGATCTGGTTCGACGGCGATTGGGAGCAAACTCCCGAAGCCTGGAAAGCCGAACAAATCAGGGAATTACTTTTGGCCAACAATCCTGATGTCATCATCAACTCACGTTTGGCTGATTATGGCGATTATGCTACTCCCGAGCAGGGTCTTCCTATTACCAGACCGAAGGACGAATATTGGGAGCTGTGTATGACCATGAACGACTCCTGGGGTTTTCAGCATAACGACCACAACTACAAAACAGCCAACCAGATTATCCGGATTTTTACTGATGTGATAAGCAAAGGCGGCAACTTGTTGCTCGACATCGGTCCAAAAGCCGATGGCACCATTCCGGCTGAGCAGGTGGCAATAATGCAGGAGCTGGGGCGATGGATCAACAAAAACCAGGAGGCCATCTATGGAACCGAAGCAGGCATTTCCAAAGATTATTTCGCCGGCCCCTCCACACTTTCACCCGACAGCACCACGCTTTTTCTTTTTGTCGAAAACCGGCCTACCGGGCCTGTTGCTCTCAAAGGCCTCAAAAACAAAATCAACCGCATAAGGATAGTGGGAGAAGGCACTAAACTGGCATGGGAGGAGAAGATGAAAGCCTACTGGAGCGAGAAACCCGGAATAATTTATATCGACATCCCGGCAACTTCAGTTGACGAAAATATTACGGTAATTGCGCTGCAGCTCGATGGGAAAATAGCGCTGTGGAGCGATCCGGAATAA
- a CDS encoding T9SS type A sorting domain-containing protein, translating into MRGSDLLQVLGLKFMDDGLEDNVHDLNPKSDSLLARIRFEYLGGDSPHYSIDRMSATNSLPLYASADGFDRIFVKVQDNSYRVVSSTVTFGAIADGDSLSTKAYMMAEIVNYLLNISTITDLQEAFASFAQISAKAFPNPSSGLTHFEFHLADASPVAFSIYDATGRLVRQDTEKNLSAGTHQFHWHAADMPQGIYFYNIKTNAGSQTGKVVIR; encoded by the coding sequence ATGCGCGGCTCCGATTTGCTGCAGGTATTAGGACTCAAATTTATGGATGATGGCCTCGAGGATAACGTTCATGACCTCAATCCAAAAAGTGACAGCTTGTTGGCTCGCATACGGTTCGAATATCTTGGTGGCGATTCGCCCCATTACAGCATCGACAGGATGTCAGCAACCAACAGCTTGCCGCTTTATGCTTCCGCCGATGGTTTCGACCGCATCTTTGTAAAAGTACAGGATAATTCTTATCGCGTCGTTTCGTCCACGGTTACCTTTGGCGCTATTGCCGATGGCGACAGCCTCAGTACAAAGGCATACATGATGGCCGAAATCGTTAATTATCTGCTCAATATTTCCACCATCACCGACCTGCAGGAAGCTTTTGCGTCGTTTGCACAAATTTCCGCAAAGGCCTTTCCCAACCCATCGTCCGGACTAACCCATTTCGAATTTCATCTTGCCGATGCTTCCCCGGTAGCGTTCTCCATTTACGATGCAACCGGAAGATTGGTTCGCCAGGATACAGAAAAGAATTTATCTGCCGGAACACATCAGTTCCATTGGCACGCCGCTGATATGCCGCAGGGAATTTATTTTTATAATATTAAAACAAATGCCGGCAGCCAAACTGGCAAAGTGGTGATTCGTTAA
- a CDS encoding FtsX-like permease family protein, with translation MNISDMILLAFANLRRTKLRTFLTTLGVVIGIGALTSMVSFGTGMQKNITDAFAANDLFTSITVTPKEINLEDIASGNVAEMASALKQESIPLTDSLLQEIKNIPGVKIAYPNLEFPARVVLLGDSTTSRVQAIPSAMGAFKPFDNLLTGSFFINDTALQCILGAEFLHKLKIRLLEDGKDIVLSKEDSARGFQLIHPDSLINKTLRLVSLSMNASKIPGAVINMMHNKSEMPFDETVSELKIVGITRRAGEFGRNAIGGGMLIPIITAQKIPQLSFSSVWDLLGSNKKTDSYGSIQVRVENMQQIDPVSEQLRTMNVGVFSILDQMDEIKRVFLILTSLLGAVGAIALIVAGLGIINTMVMSILERQREIGIMKAIGASEKEIRMIFFVEVGVIGLIGALFGLVLGWLVTQVATVVVNTQILPDGTEPVNLFYFPAWLIVGAIAFAIIISLAAGLYPAARAARIDPVRALRHD, from the coding sequence ATGAATATAAGCGACATGATATTGCTGGCCTTTGCCAACCTGCGCCGAACCAAATTACGTACTTTTCTCACTACGCTGGGTGTAGTTATCGGAATTGGCGCGCTTACCTCGATGGTGTCGTTTGGCACCGGGATGCAGAAAAATATTACCGATGCCTTTGCAGCCAACGATTTGTTTACCAGCATCACCGTTACCCCTAAAGAAATTAATCTCGAAGATATTGCCTCGGGCAACGTAGCCGAAATGGCCAGCGCTTTAAAACAGGAAAGCATCCCGCTGACCGATTCGCTTTTGCAGGAAATTAAGAATATCCCGGGTGTAAAGATTGCTTATCCCAATCTGGAATTCCCTGCCAGGGTGGTGCTTTTAGGTGATTCCACTACTTCCAGAGTTCAAGCTATACCCTCCGCCATGGGGGCATTTAAGCCCTTTGATAATTTGCTGACCGGCAGTTTTTTTATCAACGACACAGCACTGCAGTGCATCCTTGGAGCGGAGTTTCTCCACAAGCTAAAAATACGATTGCTGGAAGACGGAAAAGATATTGTGCTTTCGAAAGAAGATTCGGCGCGTGGTTTCCAACTGATTCATCCCGATTCGTTGATTAATAAAACCTTAAGGCTGGTATCACTATCGATGAATGCCTCTAAAATTCCGGGAGCTGTTATCAATATGATGCACAACAAGTCGGAGATGCCTTTTGATGAAACTGTGAGCGAATTAAAGATTGTAGGAATAACCAGACGTGCAGGCGAATTTGGCCGCAATGCTATTGGCGGAGGTATGCTTATCCCGATAATAACAGCGCAAAAAATACCACAACTGAGCTTTTCGAGTGTTTGGGATTTACTGGGCAGCAACAAAAAAACCGACTCATATGGCTCCATACAGGTGCGCGTGGAAAATATGCAGCAAATCGACCCGGTGTCGGAGCAGTTGCGCACGATGAACGTGGGTGTATTTTCCATACTCGACCAGATGGACGAGATCAAAAGAGTTTTCCTGATTCTAACTTCTTTGCTGGGAGCGGTGGGTGCTATTGCCCTCATCGTGGCCGGCCTGGGCATTATCAATACCATGGTGATGTCGATACTGGAGCGTCAACGGGAGATTGGTATTATGAAAGCCATCGGCGCCAGCGAAAAAGAAATACGCATGATATTTTTTGTAGAAGTAGGCGTAATCGGGCTTATTGGTGCCTTGTTCGGGCTTGTGCTTGGCTGGCTGGTAACGCAGGTTGCTACCGTAGTGGTGAATACTCAAATATTGCCGGATGGTACGGAACCGGTCAATCTGTTTTATTTCCCGGCCTGGCTCATCGTGGGTGCCATTGCATTTGCAATCATCATCAGCCTTGCTGCCGGCCTTTATCCCGCTGCCCGCGCCGCACGCATCGATCCGGTGCGAGCACTTAGGCATGATTAG
- a CDS encoding ABC transporter ATP-binding protein, which produces MKLIQISNLSRIYQKGKINIPALQNIDLEIEEGQFVSIVGKSGSGKSTLLNLIGGLDRATEGRILFNGNDLNKMSRSGLAQHRKKSVGMIFQSFNLIQSRNALENVDLALTFGGVPRNKRKAIATNLLTKVGLGDRLTHLPDELSGGETQRVAIARALANNPKVLLADEPTGNLDSETSTEIINLLVDLNKNQGITIIMVSHDQEIALQVSDWIVKLKDGNIDEIILGEETR; this is translated from the coding sequence GTGAAGCTTATCCAAATATCAAATCTTAGCAGGATTTATCAAAAAGGAAAAATCAATATTCCTGCCCTGCAAAATATCGACCTGGAAATTGAAGAAGGTCAATTTGTATCCATTGTTGGGAAATCAGGTTCGGGTAAATCAACGTTGCTGAACTTAATTGGGGGACTTGATCGCGCCACCGAAGGGAGAATTTTGTTCAACGGAAACGACCTTAACAAAATGAGCCGTTCCGGACTTGCCCAACATCGCAAGAAATCCGTAGGCATGATTTTTCAGTCCTTCAACCTCATCCAAAGCCGCAATGCCCTCGAAAATGTAGATCTGGCTTTGACTTTTGGCGGCGTTCCGCGCAACAAACGCAAAGCCATCGCCACCAATCTGCTAACAAAAGTTGGGCTGGGCGACAGACTAACCCACCTACCCGACGAGCTTTCGGGTGGCGAAACCCAGCGCGTGGCAATCGCCCGCGCCCTGGCCAACAATCCCAAAGTATTGCTTGCCGACGAACCCACCGGAAACCTCGACAGCGAAACTTCTACAGAGATTATTAATTTGCTTGTTGATCTCAACAAAAATCAGGGCATCACCATCATCATGGTAAGCCACGACCAGGAAATAGCCCTACAAGTATCGGATTGGATAGTGAAATTGAAAGATGGTAACATCGACGAAATAATACTAGGGGAGGAAACGCGATGA
- a CDS encoding sugar MFS transporter: MSVTPAAASRRTSTAVAITIIGVLFFIFGFVTWLNGILIPYLQIACELTNFQALFVAFAFYISYFITALPSAWVLEKTGFKNGMTLGLLVMAVGTLLFVPAALSRTYGLFLTGLFVMGTGLSILQTASNPYVTILGPRESAARRISIMGICNKLAGAIAPLILAYFILSDGDAFVENLASLTEPARQLALDGLARRVINPYLVMTVVLVLLGIGIRFTSLPDINAEDDEDADQHIEAPRKNIFAYPHLILGVIAMFFYVGAEVVAGDTIIRYGISLGINISVAKAFTSYTLVSMLAGYILGIILIPRYLSQRMALLYSAVLGLLFTLAAVFTSGITSVFFIAILGFANAMVWPAIWPLALHNLGPYIKVGSAMLIMAIAGGAVLPLIWGWLSDLLHATPQLAYLMLLPGYFIILYYATRGYKIKNHV, from the coding sequence ATGTCAGTAACTCCTGCTGCCGCTTCCCGGCGCACCTCCACCGCCGTAGCCATCACCATCATCGGCGTTTTGTTTTTTATCTTCGGATTTGTAACGTGGCTCAACGGCATCCTGATACCGTATCTGCAGATAGCCTGCGAGCTTACTAACTTCCAGGCACTATTCGTGGCTTTTGCCTTTTACATCTCCTATTTCATTACGGCGCTGCCTTCGGCGTGGGTGCTTGAAAAAACAGGATTCAAAAATGGGATGACGCTCGGATTGCTTGTGATGGCAGTCGGAACATTACTCTTTGTGCCCGCGGCATTGTCGCGTACTTACGGGCTTTTTCTCACTGGACTTTTTGTAATGGGCACTGGATTGTCGATTTTACAAACGGCCTCCAATCCTTATGTCACCATCCTCGGGCCACGTGAGAGCGCTGCCCGCCGCATCAGCATCATGGGCATCTGCAACAAGCTGGCAGGAGCTATCGCACCACTTATTTTGGCTTATTTCATCCTGAGCGATGGCGACGCCTTTGTCGAAAACCTTGCTTCGTTAACCGAACCTGCCCGCCAGCTTGCCCTCGACGGGCTGGCACGTCGCGTTATCAATCCTTACCTGGTGATGACCGTGGTGCTCGTGTTGTTGGGTATCGGCATACGTTTTACTTCGCTGCCCGACATCAATGCAGAAGATGACGAAGATGCTGATCAACACATTGAAGCTCCGCGAAAAAATATTTTTGCCTACCCGCATCTTATCCTTGGCGTTATCGCAATGTTTTTTTACGTGGGTGCCGAAGTGGTTGCCGGCGACACCATCATACGGTACGGCATCTCGCTGGGCATTAATATCTCCGTGGCCAAAGCATTTACCTCCTACACGCTGGTGTCGATGCTCGCAGGCTACATTCTGGGAATCATACTTATTCCGCGTTATCTTTCCCAGCGCATGGCCTTGCTTTACTCGGCTGTATTGGGTTTGCTCTTTACGTTGGCCGCAGTATTTACGTCAGGAATTACGTCGGTATTTTTCATTGCCATTTTGGGTTTTGCCAATGCAATGGTATGGCCGGCTATCTGGCCTCTGGCCCTCCACAATCTTGGACCATACATCAAAGTTGGTTCTGCGATGCTCATCATGGCCATTGCCGGGGGGGCCGTGCTGCCGCTTATCTGGGGCTGGCTCTCCGACCTTTTGCATGCAACTCCACAGCTTGCTTACCTGATGCTGTTGCCAGGCTACTTTATTATTTTGTATTATGCCACCAGAGGTTATAAAATAAAGAATCATGTATAA